In one window of Campylobacter hepaticus DNA:
- the murD gene encoding UDP-N-acetylmuramoyl-L-alanine--D-glutamate ligase, which yields MKISLFGYGKTTRAIAQNLTKQFGTFNIYDDHFKKASKDVWGNKLLNPKDFNENTSKLEIPSPGFPPNHTLIKQAKNLQSEYDFFYDAMPKSVWISGTNGKTTTTQMSAHLLSRIGALAGGNIGTPLAQLNAQAKLWILETSSFTLHYTRIAKPEIYVLLPIHPDHLSWHGNFQNYIEAKLSVLQRMNECDVAILPKPYTNTPTKAHIISYENKEELAKKFHIKTENIPFKSPFLLDAIMALSIEKILLDTLSYELLNHFILEENKLEELKDSQNRLWVNDTKATNESAAMAALNRYKDKKIHLIIGGDDKGVNLSDLFCFMKNLNIELYIIGASTQKMFDYARKINLKAHKCEILQKAVMEISKQLKIDEVALLSPACASLDQFSSYVQRGEVFKESIKQL from the coding sequence ATGAAAATTTCACTTTTTGGATATGGAAAAACTACACGCGCAATAGCTCAAAACTTAACAAAACAATTTGGCACTTTTAATATTTATGATGATCATTTTAAAAAAGCAAGCAAAGATGTATGGGGCAATAAACTCTTAAATCCTAAAGATTTTAATGAAAATACAAGCAAACTTGAAATTCCAAGTCCTGGATTTCCACCTAATCATACCCTTATCAAACAAGCAAAAAATCTACAAAGTGAATATGACTTTTTTTATGATGCCATGCCAAAATCTGTATGGATAAGTGGAACTAATGGTAAAACAACCACAACACAAATGAGTGCACATTTACTCTCACGTATAGGTGCACTTGCGGGTGGAAATATAGGCACACCTTTAGCACAACTTAATGCTCAAGCAAAACTTTGGATACTTGAAACTTCCTCTTTTACCTTGCATTATACACGCATAGCAAAACCTGAAATTTATGTACTTTTACCCATACATCCTGATCATCTTTCTTGGCATGGAAATTTTCAAAATTACATAGAAGCTAAACTTAGTGTTTTACAAAGGATGAATGAATGTGATGTAGCAATATTACCAAAACCATATACAAATACCCCAACAAAAGCTCATATTATCAGCTATGAAAACAAAGAAGAGCTTGCAAAAAAATTCCATATCAAAACAGAAAATATTCCCTTTAAAAGCCCTTTTTTACTTGATGCTATTATGGCTTTAAGTATAGAAAAAATTTTACTTGATACTTTAAGCTATGAACTCTTAAATCATTTTATATTAGAAGAAAATAAACTTGAAGAATTAAAAGACAGTCAAAATAGACTTTGGGTTAATGATACAAAAGCTACTAATGAAAGCGCTGCAATGGCTGCGCTAAATCGCTATAAAGATAAAAAAATCCATCTTATCATAGGTGGAGATGATAAAGGGGTTAACTTAAGCGATTTATTTTGCTTTATGAAAAATTTAAATATCGAACTTTATATCATAGGCGCTAGCACACAAAAAATGTTTGATTATGCAAGAAAAATCAATTTAAAAGCCCATAAATGTGAAATATTACAAAAAGCTGTGATGGAAATTTCAAAACAACTAAAAATTGATGAAGTAGCACTTCTAAGTCCTGCTTGTGCAAGTTTAGATCAATTTAGCTCCTATGTACAACGTGGAGAAGTCTTTAAAGAATCCATAAAACAACTTTAA
- a CDS encoding beta-ketoacyl-ACP synthase II: MKRVVVTGIGMINALGLDKESSFKEICKGVSGVGKITLFDPTDFPVQIAAEVKNFNPLDLIEGKEVKKIDRFIQLGIQAAREAMQDAQFNEELNQEDFGIVSAAGIGGLPNIEKNSIICFERGPRKISPFFIPSALVNMLGGIISIEHGLKGPNISCVTACAAGTHAIGEAYKSIALGSAKKMLVVGAEAAICPVGIGGFASMKALSTRNDDPQRASRPFDKERDGFVMGEGAGALVFEEYEEAKKRNARIYAELIGFGESADANHITSPTLDGPLRAMKKALNMAGNPKVDYINAHGTSTSINDKNETAAIKEFFGTNIPPISSTKGQIGHCLGAAGAIEAVISIMALNNGIIPPTINQLIKDEECDLDYVPNVSRKADLKVIMSNSFGFGGTNGCVVFKKVD, encoded by the coding sequence TTGAAAAGGGTTGTGGTTACAGGCATTGGTATGATTAATGCCCTTGGTTTAGATAAAGAAAGTTCATTCAAGGAAATTTGTAAGGGTGTAAGTGGAGTTGGAAAAATCACTCTTTTTGATCCTACAGATTTTCCAGTTCAAATTGCAGCAGAAGTTAAAAACTTTAATCCTTTAGATTTAATTGAAGGTAAAGAAGTGAAAAAAATTGATCGTTTTATACAACTTGGAATTCAAGCTGCGAGAGAAGCCATGCAAGATGCTCAATTTAATGAAGAATTAAACCAAGAAGATTTTGGAATTGTTTCTGCAGCTGGTATTGGAGGTTTGCCTAATATAGAAAAAAATTCTATTATTTGTTTTGAACGTGGACCTCGTAAGATTTCTCCCTTTTTTATACCTTCGGCCTTAGTGAATATGTTGGGAGGGATAATTTCTATAGAACATGGATTAAAAGGACCAAATATTTCCTGTGTTACAGCTTGTGCAGCAGGAACTCATGCTATAGGAGAAGCTTATAAAAGCATAGCTTTAGGAAGTGCAAAGAAAATGTTAGTTGTAGGTGCAGAAGCTGCAATTTGTCCTGTAGGTATAGGTGGTTTTGCTTCTATGAAAGCTTTATCAACGAGAAATGATGATCCTCAACGTGCTTCAAGACCATTTGATAAAGAAAGAGATGGTTTTGTGATGGGTGAGGGTGCTGGAGCTTTAGTTTTTGAAGAATATGAAGAAGCTAAAAAACGTAATGCTAGAATTTATGCTGAATTAATTGGTTTTGGAGAAAGTGCAGATGCAAATCATATTACTTCTCCTACTTTAGATGGGCCTTTAAGAGCTATGAAAAAAGCTTTAAATATGGCAGGAAATCCAAAAGTTGATTATATTAATGCACATGGAACTTCTACTTCAATTAATGATAAAAATGAGACAGCAGCCATTAAGGAATTTTTTGGAACCAATATTCCGCCAATAAGCTCAACAAAAGGACAGATTGGACATTGTTTAGGAGCTGCTGGTGCTATTGAAGCAGTGATTAGCATTATGGCTTTAAATAATGGTATAATACCGCCTACCATTAATCAACTTATCAAAGATGAAGAATGTGATCTTGATTATGTTCCTAATGTATCAAGAAAAGCAGATTTAAAAGTTATTATGAGTAATTCTTTTGGTTTTGGTGGTACAAATGGTTGTGTTGTATTTAAAAAAGTAGATTAA
- the mraY gene encoding phospho-N-acetylmuramoyl-pentapeptide-transferase, whose translation MYYLSDLSHYAFFTYISVRAGFAFFIALCLSLFLIPRFIVWAKAKNANQPIYQYAPQSHKIKSHTPTMGGVIFISSAIIASLFCIKFDNIFAISALLCLVFFCFIGLIDDLGKVLKKDNHSGLSPRIKLLAQITAGLICILPLYFSKELSTELFIPFYKHSLFDMKIFAIVFWVLVLISSSNAVNLTDGLDGLATVPSIFSLSTLGIFLYLSGNLNYSEYLLLPKIQGLGEVVIICAALIGALIGFLWYNCYPAQIFMGDSGSLTLGGFIGFLAIISKNEILLLLIGFIFVLETISVILQVGSFKIFNKRVFKMAPIHHHFEKIGWVENKIIVRFWMIALLANLLALASIKLR comes from the coding sequence TTGTATTATCTTTCAGATTTAAGTCATTATGCTTTTTTTACATATATTAGCGTACGTGCTGGTTTTGCATTTTTTATCGCCTTATGCTTGTCTTTATTTTTAATACCTCGTTTTATTGTTTGGGCAAAAGCTAAAAATGCCAACCAACCTATTTACCAATACGCCCCACAAAGCCATAAAATAAAATCTCACACTCCAACTATGGGTGGAGTTATCTTTATTAGTAGCGCAATTATTGCAAGTTTATTTTGCATTAAATTTGATAATATTTTTGCTATAAGTGCCTTACTTTGTTTAGTATTTTTTTGTTTTATAGGACTTATAGATGACTTAGGTAAAGTTTTAAAAAAAGACAATCATTCAGGACTTAGCCCTAGAATAAAACTTTTAGCCCAAATTACTGCTGGACTCATTTGTATTTTACCTTTATATTTTAGCAAAGAACTCAGCACAGAACTTTTCATACCTTTTTATAAACACTCTCTTTTTGATATGAAAATTTTTGCTATAGTTTTTTGGGTTTTAGTACTAATTTCTAGCTCCAATGCTGTTAATCTAACAGATGGACTTGATGGTTTAGCAACTGTTCCTAGTATTTTTTCTTTATCAACCTTAGGAATATTTTTATATTTAAGTGGAAATTTAAACTATAGCGAATATTTACTTTTACCAAAAATCCAAGGATTAGGTGAAGTAGTAATCATTTGTGCCGCACTCATTGGAGCTTTAATAGGCTTTTTATGGTATAATTGTTACCCTGCACAAATTTTTATGGGCGATAGTGGAAGTTTAACTTTAGGTGGATTTATAGGATTTTTAGCCATTATAAGCAAAAATGAAATTTTACTTTTACTTATAGGATTTATTTTTGTTCTTGAAACTATTTCAGTAATTTTACAAGTAGGAAGTTTTAAAATTTTTAACAAAAGGGTTTTTAAGATGGCTCCCATTCATCATCATTTTGAAAAAATAGGATGGGTAGAAAATAAAATCATAGTACGTTTTTGGATGATAGCCTTATTAGCTAATCTGCTTGCACTTGCCTCAATAAAGTTAAGATAA
- a CDS encoding acetyl-CoA carboxylase carboxyltransferase subunit alpha produces the protein MASYLDFEKNIQQIDEDIINAQIKGDVEAVSILKKNLEKEIVKTYKNLNDFQRLQLARHPDRPYALDYIEMILNNAHEIHGDRNFRDDPAIVCFMGYLSERKIIVIGEQKGRGTKDKIARNFGMPHPEGYRKALRVARLAEKFQIPVLFLIDTPGAYPGIGAEERGQSEAIARNLYELSDLKIPTIAIVIGEGGSGGALAIGVADKLAMMKNSVFSVISPEGCAAILWNDPAKSEAATKAMKVTADDLKSQGLIDDVIQEPINGAHRNKEAAAVAIADYVKKSLNELENIDVRELCANRMQKILKIGAYQEI, from the coding sequence ATGGCTTCGTATTTAGATTTTGAAAAAAATATTCAGCAAATTGATGAAGATATTATTAATGCACAAATTAAAGGGGATGTTGAAGCTGTATCGATTTTAAAGAAAAATCTTGAAAAAGAAATTGTTAAGACTTATAAAAATCTAAATGATTTTCAACGTTTACAATTAGCTCGTCATCCTGATCGTCCTTATGCACTTGATTATATTGAGATGATTTTAAATAATGCTCATGAAATTCATGGTGATCGGAATTTTAGAGATGATCCTGCTATTGTTTGTTTTATGGGATATTTAAGCGAAAGAAAAATTATTGTTATTGGTGAACAAAAAGGACGTGGTACAAAAGATAAAATTGCAAGAAATTTTGGCATGCCTCATCCTGAAGGTTATCGTAAGGCTTTAAGAGTGGCAAGACTTGCTGAAAAATTTCAAATTCCTGTTTTATTTTTAATTGATACTCCAGGAGCTTATCCTGGTATAGGTGCTGAAGAGCGTGGTCAAAGCGAAGCTATTGCTAGGAATTTATATGAATTAAGTGATTTAAAAATTCCTACTATAGCAATAGTGATTGGAGAAGGTGGTAGTGGAGGAGCTTTAGCTATAGGAGTAGCGGATAAGCTTGCCATGATGAAAAATTCAGTTTTTTCTGTAATTTCTCCTGAAGGTTGTGCAGCAATACTTTGGAATGATCCTGCAAAAAGTGAAGCTGCAACTAAAGCTATGAAAGTAACAGCCGATGATTTGAAATCTCAAGGCTTAATTGATGATGTGATACAAGAACCTATAAATGGTGCACATCGCAATAAAGAAGCAGCTGCAGTTGCAATTGCTGATTATGTAAAAAAATCTTTAAATGAGCTTGAAAATATTGATGTAAGAGAACTTTGTGCAAATCGTATGCAAAAGATTTTAAAAATTGGCGCTTATCAAGAAATTTAA
- the gpmI gene encoding 2,3-bisphosphoglycerate-independent phosphoglycerate mutase yields the protein MKQRCVLIITDGIGYNTSSDFNAFQAAKKPTYERLFKEVPNSLLKTSGLAVGLPENQMGNSEVGHMCIGSGQIIYQNLVRINQAIKTKELEKNENLQKLLTKCKRLHVIGLYSDGGVHSMDTHFKAILEICAQNGNEVFAHAISDGRDVSPISGLNFMKDLKNFCDNLGIHFATLCGRFYAMDRDKRWDRLKEYYDCLLGKSLKVSNLIDYMQKCYDENITDEFIKAAQNENYEGMNEEDGLIFINFRNDRMKQLIEVLNAKNFDHFKRDKVFNNLLTMSVYDDKFNLLVLFEKEQIKSTLSEVISKAGLSQLHTAETEKYAHVTFFFNGGKEELVENETRILIPSPKVKTYDEKPDMSAFEVCDVVKKGIEKGEDFIVVNFANGDMVGHTGNFNAAIKAVEAVDACLGEIIECARKHEYAFIITSDHGNCEAMKDKNGNLLTNHTVFDVFVFVEAKGVYKIKDNMGLSNIAASVLKILDLEIPKEMNEALF from the coding sequence ATGAAACAAAGATGTGTTTTAATAATTACAGATGGAATAGGATATAACACAAGTAGTGATTTTAATGCTTTTCAAGCAGCCAAAAAGCCAACTTATGAAAGGCTTTTTAAAGAAGTGCCTAATTCTTTATTGAAAACAAGTGGTTTAGCTGTAGGTTTACCAGAAAATCAAATGGGCAATAGTGAAGTAGGCCATATGTGTATAGGAAGTGGTCAAATTATTTATCAAAATTTGGTACGGATTAATCAGGCTATTAAAACGAAAGAATTGGAAAAAAATGAAAATTTACAAAAGCTTTTGACAAAATGTAAAAGATTGCATGTTATAGGACTTTATAGTGATGGCGGGGTGCATTCTATGGACACACATTTTAAAGCTATACTTGAAATTTGTGCTCAAAATGGCAACGAGGTTTTTGCTCATGCAATTAGCGATGGGCGTGATGTTAGTCCTATTAGTGGTTTAAATTTTATGAAAGATTTGAAAAATTTTTGTGACAATTTAGGGATCCATTTTGCAACTCTTTGCGGTCGTTTTTACGCTATGGATAGAGATAAACGTTGGGATAGACTTAAAGAATATTATGATTGTTTATTGGGTAAATCTCTTAAAGTTTCTAATTTGATTGATTATATGCAAAAATGCTATGATGAAAATATTACAGACGAATTTATAAAAGCAGCTCAAAATGAGAATTATGAGGGCATGAATGAAGAAGATGGTTTGATTTTTATTAATTTTAGAAATGATAGGATGAAGCAACTTATTGAAGTTTTAAATGCTAAAAATTTTGATCATTTTAAACGTGATAAAGTGTTTAATAATTTATTGACCATGAGTGTTTATGATGATAAATTTAATCTTTTAGTGCTTTTTGAAAAAGAACAAATTAAAAGTACTCTTTCAGAAGTAATTTCTAAGGCAGGTCTTAGCCAACTTCATACAGCTGAAACTGAAAAATATGCTCATGTTACTTTCTTTTTTAATGGTGGAAAAGAGGAGCTTGTGGAAAATGAAACTAGAATTTTAATTCCAAGTCCTAAGGTAAAAACTTATGATGAAAAACCTGATATGAGTGCTTTTGAAGTATGTGATGTGGTTAAAAAAGGTATTGAAAAAGGTGAAGATTTTATAGTGGTAAATTTTGCAAACGGTGATATGGTAGGACATACAGGAAATTTTAATGCAGCTATTAAAGCTGTAGAGGCAGTAGATGCTTGTTTGGGTGAAATTATAGAGTGTGCTAGAAAGCATGAATATGCTTTTATTATTACTAGTGATCATGGAAATTGCGAAGCTATGAAAGATAAAAATGGAAATTTATTAACTAATCATACTGTTTTTGATGTGTTTGTCTTTGTAGAAGCTAAAGGGGTTTATAAGATTAAAGATAATATGGGGTTAAGTAATATAGCTGCTAGTGTGTTAAAAATTTTAGATCTTGAAATTCCAAAGGAAATGAATGAAGCTTTATTTTAA
- the acpP gene encoding acyl carrier protein, with product MATFDDVKAVVVEQLSIDADTVKMESKIIEDLGADSLDVVELIMALEEKFEIEIPDSDAEKLIKIEDVVNYIDNLKK from the coding sequence ATGGCGACATTTGATGATGTAAAAGCAGTAGTAGTTGAACAATTAAGTATTGATGCAGATACAGTAAAAATGGAATCAAAAATTATTGAAGATTTAGGAGCAGATTCTTTGGATGTAGTGGAGCTTATTATGGCTTTAGAAGAAAAATTTGAAATAGAAATTCCAGATAGTGATGCTGAAAAATTAATTAAAATAGAAGATGTTGTAAATTATATCGATAATTTAAAAAAATAA
- a CDS encoding CZB domain-containing protein, whose amino-acid sequence MNFSEKFTHLVNEAHSTNSNAVGIASEAFVSLAKLDHIAFKLNGYKEIFSKSGKQLTDHTSCRLGKWLASTGKERFGHSRSFLKINAPHEKVHENMNMAITIANTENISKDSTQYKIINKCEVAEHASLELFDIFKEMLDESSSN is encoded by the coding sequence ATGAATTTTTCAGAAAAATTTACCCATTTAGTCAATGAAGCGCACTCTACTAATTCAAATGCAGTAGGTATTGCTTCTGAAGCTTTTGTATCCTTAGCAAAACTTGATCATATAGCTTTTAAATTAAATGGCTATAAAGAAATTTTCTCAAAATCAGGAAAACAACTAACAGATCATACTTCTTGTCGTCTAGGTAAATGGCTTGCTAGCACAGGTAAAGAAAGATTTGGCCATAGTAGAAGCTTCTTAAAAATTAACGCCCCTCACGAAAAAGTTCATGAAAATATGAACATGGCTATAACAATAGCAAATACAGAAAATATTAGCAAAGATTCTACTCAATATAAAATTATTAATAAATGTGAAGTTGCTGAACATGCTTCGCTTGAACTTTTTGATATCTTTAAAGAAATGCTTGATGAATCTTCTAGTAATTAA
- a CDS encoding LysE family transporter → MGIGIFGVGEFLAKNKIFHFILALCGTVFTLFYAYISLKAALIKQVIKEDEINNVNSLKKTIFLTLAFTYLNPQVYLDTILLVGAAALNFNIEEKIFLL, encoded by the coding sequence ATGGGTATAGGAATTTTTGGAGTTGGTGAATTTTTAGCTAAAAACAAAATTTTTCATTTTATTTTAGCGCTTTGTGGTACAGTATTTACTTTATTTTATGCTTATATTTCTTTAAAAGCTGCTTTGATAAAGCAAGTTATAAAAGAAGATGAAATAAACAATGTTAATTCTTTGAAAAAAACTATATTTTTAACTTTAGCTTTTACTTATTTAAATCCTCAAGTATACTTAGATACTATCCTTCTTGTAGGCGCAGCAGCACTTAATTTCAACATTGAAGAGAAAATTTTTTTGCTTTAG
- the fabG gene encoding 3-oxoacyl-ACP reductase FabG, giving the protein MKFSGKNVLITGASKGIGASIAKTLASFGLKVWINYRSKPELADALKEFIVANGGHAALIKFDASKEDEFENGIKTIVESDGELSYLVNNAGITNDKLALRMKLEDFSSIVDMNLNSAFLGCKEALKIMSKKRFGAVVNIASIVGEMGNIGQVNYSASKGGMIAMTKSFAKEGASRNLRFNCVTPGFIKSDMTEILSDEIKQYYQDNIPLKRFAEPEEVAHCVAFLLSDYTSYVTGDVLKINGGLYM; this is encoded by the coding sequence ATGAAATTTAGTGGAAAAAATGTTTTAATAACAGGAGCAAGTAAAGGCATTGGAGCTTCTATTGCAAAAACTTTAGCAAGTTTTGGTCTTAAAGTTTGGATAAATTATCGTTCAAAACCTGAACTTGCTGATGCTTTAAAAGAATTTATTGTTGCAAATGGGGGTCATGCTGCACTTATTAAATTTGATGCCAGTAAAGAAGATGAATTTGAAAATGGTATTAAGACTATAGTAGAAAGTGATGGCGAATTAAGTTATCTTGTAAATAATGCAGGTATAACAAATGATAAACTTGCTTTGAGGATGAAATTAGAGGATTTTAGTAGTATTGTAGATATGAATTTAAATTCAGCATTTTTAGGTTGTAAAGAAGCTTTAAAAATTATGAGTAAAAAACGTTTTGGTGCAGTAGTAAATATTGCTTCTATTGTAGGAGAAATGGGTAATATAGGTCAGGTAAATTATTCTGCAAGTAAAGGTGGTATGATTGCTATGACTAAGTCTTTTGCTAAAGAAGGAGCTAGTAGAAACCTACGTTTTAACTGTGTTACTCCAGGTTTTATAAAAAGTGATATGACAGAAATTCTAAGCGATGAAATTAAACAATATTATCAAGATAATATTCCTTTAAAACGTTTCGCAGAACCTGAAGAGGTAGCTCATTGTGTAGCATTTTTATTAAGCGATTATACTTCTTATGTAACAGGAGATGTTCTTAAGATAAATGGTGGTTTATATATGTAA
- a CDS encoding YdcH family protein, which translates to MLHEYRELMSELKGKDNYFNKLFDRHNELDDMIKDAEEGRSLLSDMEISTLKKEKLHIKDELNQYLANYKK; encoded by the coding sequence ATGTTACATGAATATAGAGAATTAATGTCTGAATTAAAAGGAAAAGACAATTATTTTAATAAATTATTTGATCGTCATAATGAACTTGATGATATGATTAAAGATGCAGAAGAAGGCAGATCTCTTCTTAGTGATATGGAAATTTCTACCCTAAAAAAAGAAAAACTCCATATAAAAGATGAACTTAATCAATATTTAGCAAATTACAAAAAATAA
- the rpmB gene encoding 50S ribosomal protein L28: MARICQITGKGPMVGNNVSHANNKTKRRFLPNLRTVRITLEDGSIRKMKIAASTLRTLKKQNSK; this comes from the coding sequence ATGGCAAGAATATGTCAGATCACAGGAAAAGGTCCCATGGTAGGAAATAATGTCAGCCATGCCAACAATAAAACAAAAAGACGCTTTTTACCTAATCTTAGAACAGTTCGCATCACTTTAGAAGATGGCTCTATAAGAAAAATGAAAATTGCTGCTTCTACTTTAAGAACTCTTAAAAAACAAAATTCTAAATAA
- the rpe gene encoding ribulose-phosphate 3-epimerase, with protein MYVAPSLLSANFLKLEEEIKAVDDAGADLLHIDVMDGHFVPNLTFGPCVLEKIATITKLPLDVHLMVQNVSKFVDLFIPLRPKFISFHLESENHPIRLCEYIRSHGIHPAIVLNPHTPINSIKHMIEFIDMVLLMSVNPGFGGQKFLPLVYEKIKELRQLIDEKSAKIFIEVDGGVNGLNASDLELAGADILVAGNYIFSSDDYKNAISSLKLEF; from the coding sequence ATGTATGTAGCTCCTAGTTTATTATCTGCAAATTTTTTAAAATTAGAAGAAGAAATTAAAGCCGTTGATGATGCAGGAGCAGATCTTTTGCATATTGATGTAATGGATGGACATTTTGTTCCTAATCTAACTTTTGGTCCTTGTGTTTTGGAAAAAATTGCAACTATTACTAAGCTTCCTTTAGATGTACATTTAATGGTTCAAAATGTGAGTAAATTTGTAGATCTTTTTATTCCTTTAAGGCCTAAATTTATTTCTTTTCATCTAGAAAGTGAAAATCATCCTATAAGGCTTTGTGAATACATAAGAAGCCATGGTATTCATCCAGCTATTGTATTAAATCCTCATACCCCTATAAATTCTATCAAACATATGATAGAATTTATAGATATGGTACTTTTAATGAGTGTTAACCCTGGTTTTGGTGGGCAAAAATTTTTACCTTTGGTTTATGAAAAAATTAAAGAATTGCGTCAATTGATTGATGAAAAAAGTGCTAAAATTTTTATAGAGGTTGATGGAGGAGTTAATGGTTTAAATGCTAGTGATTTAGAGCTTGCTGGAGCCGACATTTTGGTAGCAGGAAATTATATTTTTTCTTCGGATGATTATAAAAATGCCATTTCTTCTTTAAAGCTTGAATTTTGA
- a CDS encoding NUDIX domain-containing protein yields MAFKNFKELPFENSNYIKPKRFSYESKGKICTWDFIEAKDSVSVLLYHKDLESFIFVRQFRIPLWYHQIHDIEYKQDENMGYTIELCSGLVDKNLSLEEIAREECVEELGYAPEILEKIGDFYTGFGSGVSKQSFYFTQVDETNRVSQGGGVDNEEIEPIYVKIEDFEKICKKMIRTPLLDFAYMWFLKEKWKK; encoded by the coding sequence ATGGCATTTAAAAATTTCAAAGAACTTCCTTTTGAAAATTCAAATTATATTAAACCTAAAAGATTTTCCTATGAAAGCAAAGGTAAAATTTGTACTTGGGATTTTATAGAGGCTAAAGATAGTGTATCAGTGCTTTTATATCATAAAGATTTGGAAAGTTTCATCTTTGTGCGTCAATTTCGTATACCGCTTTGGTATCATCAAATTCATGATATTGAATATAAGCAAGATGAAAATATGGGTTATACTATAGAACTTTGTTCAGGACTTGTGGATAAAAATTTATCTTTAGAAGAAATAGCTAGAGAAGAGTGCGTAGAAGAACTTGGATATGCTCCTGAAATTTTAGAGAAAATAGGAGATTTTTATACAGGTTTTGGTTCAGGGGTGAGTAAACAAAGTTTTTATTTTACTCAAGTTGATGAAACAAATAGAGTTTCTCAAGGCGGTGGTGTAGATAATGAAGAAATTGAGCCTATTTATGTCAAAATAGAAGATTTTGAAAAAATATGTAAAAAAATGATAAGAACACCTTTGCTTGATTTTGCTTATATGTGGTTTTTAAAAGAAAAATGGAAAAAATAA
- a CDS encoding ATP-grasp domain-containing protein, with the protein MVVYCVSEKYLSDEPYFSEMAHLVPSHRQNDHTLNDLAHKACKALGIDRGIAHVEIKIKEGEFYLIEVGARTGGDGIMDQIENAFEFNPYYLHIASYLGVDLSNFKIPKPKRTSSIAFLKAKAGKIKKINLPREFPKELTSIKITTSIGNESVVAKDWNAREGVVEFSWENHFFKEKTNLPIDLANTLSEQIFELE; encoded by the coding sequence ATGGTTGTTTATTGTGTGAGTGAAAAATATCTTTCAGATGAACCTTATTTTAGTGAAATGGCACATTTGGTGCCAAGTCATAGACAAAATGATCATACTTTAAATGATTTAGCTCATAAAGCTTGTAAGGCTTTAGGTATTGATAGAGGTATAGCTCATGTAGAGATTAAAATCAAAGAAGGTGAATTTTATCTCATAGAAGTTGGAGCAAGAACAGGTGGAGATGGGATTATGGATCAAATTGAAAATGCTTTTGAGTTTAATCCTTATTATTTACATATTGCATCTTATTTGGGTGTAGATTTATCTAATTTTAAAATCCCAAAACCAAAAAGAACTTCGAGTATAGCCTTTTTAAAGGCCAAAGCGGGAAAAATAAAAAAGATAAATCTACCAAGAGAATTTCCTAAAGAACTTACAAGCATAAAAATCACAACAAGTATTGGAAATGAAAGCGTGGTAGCAAAAGATTGGAATGCAAGAGAAGGGGTTGTGGAATTTTCTTGGGAAAATCATTTTTTCAAAGAAAAAACAAATTTACCTATTGATTTGGCAAATACCTTAAGCGAACAAATTTTTGAGCTTGAGTAA
- a CDS encoding pyridoxamine 5'-phosphate oxidase family protein, with product MNLKEIVEFLDNNTPSFLATLGTCGNPRVRPMQSALLVENRIYFCTANTKGLFKHIKNYNGVEFCSCAKDGTFLRLRANAIFEANLEVKNMMFEKYPYLIDLYQTPKNPKFEVFYLDNLSARKELPNGEIELYRV from the coding sequence ATGAATTTAAAAGAAATAGTAGAATTTTTAGATAATAATACTCCATCCTTTTTAGCAACTTTGGGTACTTGTGGAAATCCTAGAGTGCGTCCTATGCAAAGTGCTTTACTTGTTGAAAATAGAATTTATTTTTGTACAGCAAATACTAAAGGACTTTTTAAGCATATAAAAAATTATAATGGTGTTGAGTTTTGTTCTTGTGCTAAAGATGGTACTTTCTTAAGACTTAGGGCTAATGCCATTTTTGAAGCTAATTTAGAAGTTAAAAATATGATGTTTGAAAAATATCCTTATTTAATAGATTTGTATCAAACACCTAAAAATCCTAAATTTGAAGTATTTTATCTTGATAATTTGAGTGCTAGAAAAGAATTGCCAAATGGAGAAATTGAACTTTATAGGGTTTAA